A window of uncultured Litoreibacter sp. contains these coding sequences:
- a CDS encoding VOC family protein translates to MKENRNFKVRALGEIAIRCNDVAPMVAFYRDVIGLELMTEADAPIVFFKIAEGFGGHTSVLALFGKAAPVRPGLHPTGEDHVETGAKSSLHHIALSLPYAEQEAVMTWYEAIGQQYRVELFEWVGWRGVFTTDPEGNTVELVAYDAALKA, encoded by the coding sequence ATGAAAGAAAATAGAAATTTCAAGGTGCGCGCCTTGGGCGAGATTGCGATCAGGTGCAACGATGTGGCGCCAATGGTGGCGTTTTATCGGGACGTGATCGGGTTGGAGCTGATGACCGAAGCGGACGCACCGATTGTGTTTTTCAAGATTGCCGAAGGGTTTGGCGGGCATACATCCGTGCTGGCCCTGTTTGGCAAGGCCGCGCCGGTGCGCCCCGGCCTGCACCCCACCGGCGAGGATCACGTCGAAACGGGGGCGAAGTCGTCGCTGCACCATATTGCGCTGAGCCTGCCATATGCTGAACAGGAGGCCGTTATGACCTGGTACGAGGCTATTGGGCAGCAATACCGGGTCGAGCTGTTTGAGTGGGTTGGCTGGCGCGGGGTGTTCACCACCGACCCTGAGGGCAACACGGTCGAGTTGGTTGCCTATGACGCGGCGTTGAAGGCTTGA
- a CDS encoding FAD-binding oxidoreductase, whose translation MSKTTRRAFLLGTGAVIGGWATRRYYTDPIPVGTRLASPADPLILNDASELSPTPVAKHITVTDKFDAKSIAALRAELKDAEANRRPVIASAARHSMGGQSMARQGTTYTMAHDWLELDKTNLTYRTGAGTRWSTVIARLDAEGFSPAVMQSNNDFGVASTYSVNAHGWPVPFGPMGATVRSIQIMLADGQLITCSRDENADIFLAAMGGYGLIGVITEMEIAMVPNARLEPTFTTVDPLNFGPEFVQAIKGTPNVQMAYGRMDISKDRFLEDAMMITYRPTSDQSDIPQAPGSGWMSKRARDIFRAQVDSDIAKHGRWWFEAKLGPWIGGGDTTRNTLLNEPVITLDDRDPTRTDILHEYFIAPENFGSFVSACREIIPSSYQELLNITLRYVQPDHESWLSYAPTDRIAAVMLFSQEMSLRAEEDARRMTQNLIDAAIRLGGTYYLPYRLHARQDQIVAGYPGLRPFAAKKRAMDPKLLFRNALWDNYIAKA comes from the coding sequence ATGAGTAAGACCACGCGCAGAGCCTTCCTTTTGGGCACCGGAGCCGTCATCGGCGGCTGGGCCACGCGGCGTTACTACACTGACCCTATCCCCGTGGGCACTCGGCTTGCGTCGCCTGCAGATCCGCTGATCCTCAACGACGCGTCCGAGCTGTCGCCGACCCCCGTGGCCAAGCACATCACCGTCACCGACAAGTTCGACGCCAAGTCCATCGCCGCCCTCCGCGCCGAGTTGAAAGACGCCGAGGCCAACCGCCGCCCCGTCATCGCCTCCGCCGCGCGTCATTCTATGGGCGGGCAGTCTATGGCACGGCAAGGCACCACCTACACCATGGCGCATGACTGGCTGGAACTGGACAAAACCAACCTCACCTACCGCACTGGGGCTGGCACCCGCTGGTCCACCGTCATCGCCCGGCTCGACGCCGAAGGCTTCTCTCCGGCGGTCATGCAGTCGAATAACGACTTCGGCGTCGCCTCGACCTACTCCGTCAACGCCCATGGCTGGCCCGTGCCCTTCGGCCCGATGGGGGCGACGGTCCGCTCCATCCAGATCATGCTTGCCGACGGGCAACTCATCACCTGCTCGCGTGACGAAAACGCCGACATCTTTCTGGCCGCCATGGGCGGCTACGGCCTGATCGGCGTCATCACCGAGATGGAGATCGCCATGGTTCCCAACGCCCGTTTGGAACCCACATTCACCACCGTAGACCCACTCAATTTCGGCCCCGAGTTTGTACAAGCCATCAAGGGCACCCCGAACGTACAAATGGCCTATGGCCGCATGGACATCTCCAAGGACCGTTTCCTTGAGGACGCCATGATGATCACCTACCGCCCCACCTCGGACCAATCCGACATCCCCCAAGCCCCCGGCTCCGGCTGGATGTCCAAACGCGCCCGCGACATCTTCCGCGCGCAGGTGGACAGCGACATCGCCAAGCATGGCCGTTGGTGGTTCGAGGCCAAGCTGGGCCCCTGGATCGGCGGCGGCGACACCACCCGCAACACGCTGCTGAACGAGCCGGTGATTACGCTCGACGACCGTGACCCCACCCGTACCGACATCTTGCATGAATACTTCATCGCGCCCGAAAACTTCGGCAGTTTCGTCTCTGCCTGCCGCGAGATCATCCCAAGCTCCTACCAGGAACTGTTGAACATCACCCTGCGCTATGTGCAGCCCGACCATGAAAGCTGGCTCAGCTACGCCCCCACCGACCGCATCGCGGCAGTGATGCTGTTCAGCCAGGAAATGTCGCTGCGCGCCGAAGAAGACGCCCGCCGCATGACCCAGAACCTGATCGACGCGGCCATCCGGTTGGGCGGCACCTACTACCTGCCCTACCGCCTGCATGCGCGCCAGGACCAGATCGTGGCGGGCTACCCCGGCCTGCGACCCTTCGCGGCCAAGAAACGCGCCATGGACCCCAAGCTGTTGTTCCGCAACGCGCTTTGGGACAATTACATCGCAAAGGCATAA
- the rsmD gene encoding 16S rRNA (guanine(966)-N(2))-methyltransferase RsmD, with protein sequence MRIIAGRFRGTHLTELGQGDDPAHLRPTTDRVRESLFNMLEGGRFGSPVVDARVLDLFAGTGALGLEALSRGAERVCFVENGKPAFRILSKNIAKLRAAEETTVLSKDATKLGPNPYKPFTLILLDPPYGKSLGQKALLEAKQNGWIGADALIVWEEASAQIAPPGFTQLDTRAYGGTHITLLEPA encoded by the coding sequence ATGAGGATCATCGCGGGGCGCTTCAGGGGCACGCACCTGACAGAGCTTGGCCAAGGCGACGATCCCGCCCATCTGCGCCCTACCACCGACCGCGTGCGCGAGAGCCTGTTCAACATGCTCGAAGGTGGGCGGTTCGGGTCACCTGTTGTGGACGCCCGCGTGTTGGACCTGTTCGCGGGCACCGGCGCTTTGGGGCTGGAGGCGCTGTCACGCGGGGCGGAACGTGTGTGTTTCGTGGAAAATGGCAAACCGGCCTTTCGCATCCTGTCCAAGAACATCGCCAAATTGCGCGCGGCGGAGGAAACCACCGTGCTCAGCAAAGACGCCACCAAACTGGGGCCGAACCCGTACAAACCGTTCACCCTGATCCTGCTCGACCCGCCTTACGGCAAGTCGCTCGGCCAAAAGGCCCTGCTGGAGGCCAAACAAAACGGCTGGATCGGCGCGGACGCGTTGATCGTTTGGGAGGAAGCCTCTGCCCAAATTGCGCCGCCGGGATTCACCCAGCTGGACACCCGCGCCTATGGCGGCACCCATATCACCCTGTTGGAGCCGGCATGA
- a CDS encoding GNAT family N-acetyltransferase, which produces MTETEIEITVLGSLAELTPQEWDACACPEDTDGRPEDPFTTYRFLRALETSGSVGQGTGWQPQYLIARAGGQVIATAPLYLKGHSQGEYIFDYNWAHAYENAGGRYYPKLQSSVPFTPATGRRFLTRPGWEETGIAALTQGAVQLAANNQLSSIHVTFCTEAEADAGAQMGLMRRASQQFHWHNGGYTTFDDFLASLSARKRKNIRKERKQANAFGGEILCLTGDQIEPEHWDAFWVFYQDTGARKWGTPYLTRSFFDEMQMSMRDDMLLVLAQLDGRYVAGALNFIGRNTLYGRYWGCREDHPALHFELCYYRAIDFAIAHGLSTVEAGAQGSHKLARGYLPVETHSLHWMRDEGFRDAVGRFLEAEREAINEEIEVLTEYGPFKKTQGDDHD; this is translated from the coding sequence ATGACCGAGACCGAAATAGAGATAACCGTGCTGGGGTCGTTGGCTGAGCTGACCCCGCAGGAATGGGACGCATGCGCCTGCCCGGAGGACACCGACGGCAGGCCCGAAGACCCGTTCACCACCTACCGATTTCTGCGGGCGTTAGAGACATCGGGATCGGTGGGCCAAGGCACCGGCTGGCAGCCGCAATATCTGATCGCACGCGCGGGGGGGCAAGTGATCGCGACCGCGCCGCTTTACCTCAAAGGTCACAGCCAGGGCGAGTACATTTTCGATTACAATTGGGCGCATGCCTATGAAAACGCGGGCGGGCGGTACTACCCGAAACTGCAATCGTCCGTGCCGTTCACACCAGCCACCGGCAGGCGGTTCCTGACGCGGCCCGGATGGGAGGAGACCGGCATAGCCGCGCTGACGCAGGGGGCCGTGCAACTGGCCGCCAACAATCAACTGTCCTCGATCCATGTGACGTTCTGCACCGAGGCAGAGGCGGACGCCGGCGCACAGATGGGGCTGATGCGCCGCGCCAGCCAACAGTTTCATTGGCACAACGGGGGCTACACAACCTTTGACGATTTCCTCGCCTCGCTATCGGCGCGCAAACGCAAGAACATCCGCAAGGAGCGCAAACAGGCAAACGCGTTTGGTGGCGAAATTCTGTGCCTGACCGGCGACCAGATCGAGCCCGAGCATTGGGACGCGTTTTGGGTCTTTTACCAAGACACCGGCGCCCGCAAATGGGGCACCCCCTATCTGACGCGGTCCTTCTTTGACGAGATGCAGATGAGCATGCGCGATGACATGCTGCTTGTGCTGGCCCAACTGGATGGCCGGTATGTCGCGGGCGCGCTGAATTTCATCGGGCGCAACACCCTTTATGGCCGCTATTGGGGCTGCCGCGAAGACCACCCCGCACTGCATTTCGAACTGTGCTATTACCGCGCGATAGACTTCGCGATTGCACACGGGCTTTCGACGGTTGAGGCCGGGGCGCAGGGCAGCCACAAACTGGCGCGGGGCTACCTGCCAGTGGAAACCCACTCGCTGCATTGGATGCGGGATGAGGGTTTCCGGGACGCCGTGGGCCGGTTTCTGGAGGCCGAGCGCGAGGCCATCAACGAAGAGATTGAGGTGCTGACGGAGTACGGCCCCTTCAAGAAAACACAAGGAGATGACCATGACTGA
- a CDS encoding GntR family transcriptional regulator has product MTLPTFRNWQSVQDEVLRRIHAREWSPGELIPNEADLAIEFGCARSTVNRALRSLADSGLLDRRRKAGTRVAAQPVAKATLDIAVIRHEVEERGGRYGYQLIERKTAVPPLSTSGAMKTRADAALLHVRALHLADDGPYAVEDRWINTNIVPDALDETFEELSANEWLLKHAPYTHGDIAFSAIQALPDDADIFGVPKGSALFAIDRVTWDNALSVTKVRLLFLPGYQLRTTI; this is encoded by the coding sequence ATGACCTTGCCCACCTTTCGCAACTGGCAAAGCGTGCAGGACGAGGTCTTGCGGCGCATTCATGCACGCGAGTGGTCGCCGGGTGAGCTGATCCCGAACGAGGCGGATTTGGCAATCGAATTCGGGTGCGCCCGTTCGACGGTGAACCGCGCGTTGCGCTCTCTGGCCGATAGCGGTCTGTTGGACCGCAGGCGCAAGGCCGGCACCCGGGTTGCGGCCCAGCCGGTGGCAAAGGCGACGCTCGATATCGCCGTGATCCGGCATGAGGTCGAAGAGCGCGGCGGCCGGTATGGCTACCAGCTCATCGAACGCAAAACTGCTGTACCGCCGCTCAGCACCAGCGGCGCGATGAAAACCAGGGCCGATGCGGCGTTGCTACATGTCCGTGCCCTTCATCTGGCGGATGACGGGCCATATGCAGTTGAAGATCGCTGGATCAATACAAACATCGTCCCGGATGCTCTCGACGAGACGTTTGAAGAGCTCAGCGCCAATGAGTGGTTGCTGAAACATGCGCCCTATACGCATGGCGATATTGCGTTCTCAGCAATTCAGGCGCTACCGGATGACGCCGATATTTTCGGCGTCCCGAAAGGCAGCGCTCTGTTCGCCATAGATCGGGTGACATGGGACAATGCCCTTTCGGTGACGAAGGTGCGTTTGCTTTTCTTGCCGGGCTACCAATTGCGCACAACCATCTAA
- the recQ gene encoding DNA helicase RecQ yields the protein MLDATNLLSDVFGFDAFRPGQAEIVEAVCNGENTLAIMPTGGGKSLCFQLPALYRDGLTVVISPLIALMRDQVRALKASGVSAGCLTSGNTEEESDEVFAALRAGELKLLYLAPERLAKTATQDMLRRANVTLIAVDEAHCVSQWGHDFRPDYLRIGQLRQSLQVPLAAFTATADAETRQEIVGRLFDGEQPTTFLHGFDRPNLTLAFQAKNSPRKQILDFADARRGQSGIVYCGTRAKTESLARALTEDGHSTCHYHGGMDPEDRRVVETRFSREDGLVVVATIAFGMGVDKPDVRWVAHADLPKSIEGYYQEIGRAGRDGAPADTLTLYGADDIRFRRQQIDEGLADAERKIADHARLNALLGLAEALTCRRDALLGYFGETEITCGNCDLCETPPKTFDGTTHVRKALSAILRTDAWFGAGHLIDILRGTTTDKISQRGHDQLPTFGVGDDLDKREWQAVFRQMQGHDLIRPNPDRHGALFMTDKARPILKDEASITLRRDTIVKGRSGPRVRTLVSDEDAPLLSALKAKRRAFAEAQGVPAYIIFNDKTLIEMAEKRPASLDDFARISGVGAKKLQNYGKGFLDVINGAETETLHPARRKLAGGNAGSIYDRLLDAQNRLKTGESGFDKPITCSASLLAKIAETRPRDRTAMTRILGDRRADRFADAFLEVLADS from the coding sequence ATGCTAGACGCCACCAATCTGCTGTCCGATGTCTTCGGATTCGACGCCTTCCGCCCCGGCCAGGCCGAAATTGTGGAAGCCGTGTGCAATGGCGAAAACACCCTCGCCATCATGCCCACCGGCGGCGGCAAATCTCTGTGCTTCCAACTACCGGCATTGTACCGCGACGGGCTGACGGTCGTTATTTCCCCACTCATCGCGCTGATGCGCGATCAGGTGCGCGCGTTGAAGGCATCTGGGGTCTCGGCGGGTTGCCTGACCTCCGGCAACACCGAAGAGGAATCGGACGAGGTCTTCGCCGCCCTGCGCGCAGGCGAATTGAAACTGCTCTACCTCGCCCCCGAACGGCTGGCCAAAACCGCCACCCAAGACATGCTGCGCCGCGCAAATGTCACCCTGATCGCCGTGGACGAGGCGCATTGCGTCAGCCAATGGGGCCACGACTTCCGCCCCGACTACCTGCGCATAGGCCAACTGCGCCAATCCTTGCAGGTTCCGCTCGCCGCCTTCACCGCGACCGCCGACGCTGAAACGCGGCAGGAAATCGTGGGCCGGCTGTTTGACGGCGAACAACCCACCACCTTCCTGCACGGGTTTGACCGCCCCAACCTGACGCTGGCCTTTCAGGCCAAGAATTCGCCGCGCAAACAGATCCTCGACTTTGCCGATGCGCGCCGCGGCCAGTCCGGCATCGTCTATTGCGGCACGCGTGCCAAGACCGAAAGCCTCGCCCGCGCCTTGACCGAAGACGGCCATTCGACCTGCCACTACCATGGCGGCATGGACCCCGAAGACCGCCGCGTGGTGGAAACCCGCTTTTCCCGCGAAGACGGGTTGGTGGTTGTGGCCACCATCGCCTTCGGGATGGGCGTCGACAAACCGGACGTGCGCTGGGTCGCGCATGCCGACCTGCCCAAATCCATCGAGGGATACTACCAGGAAATCGGCCGCGCGGGCCGCGACGGCGCGCCTGCCGACACGCTGACATTGTACGGCGCCGACGACATCCGTTTCCGCCGTCAGCAAATTGACGAGGGGCTGGCCGATGCGGAACGCAAGATCGCCGACCACGCGCGGCTGAACGCGCTTTTGGGGCTGGCCGAAGCCCTGACCTGCCGCCGTGACGCGCTGCTTGGCTATTTTGGCGAGACCGAGATCACCTGCGGCAATTGCGACCTGTGCGAAACCCCGCCCAAAACCTTCGACGGCACCACCCATGTGCGCAAGGCGTTGTCCGCAATTCTGCGCACCGACGCGTGGTTCGGCGCGGGCCACCTGATCGACATCCTGCGCGGCACCACGACCGACAAGATCAGCCAGCGTGGCCACGATCAGTTGCCCACCTTCGGGGTCGGCGACGATCTGGACAAACGCGAATGGCAGGCCGTGTTTCGCCAGATGCAGGGCCATGACCTGATCCGCCCAAACCCCGACCGCCACGGCGCGCTGTTCATGACCGACAAGGCGCGGCCCATCCTGAAGGACGAGGCCTCAATCACCCTGCGCCGCGATACGATTGTAAAAGGGCGTTCAGGCCCGCGCGTGCGCACGTTGGTCTCCGACGAGGATGCGCCGCTGCTCTCGGCCCTCAAGGCCAAGCGCCGCGCCTTTGCGGAGGCTCAGGGCGTACCCGCCTACATCATCTTCAACGACAAAACGCTGATCGAGATGGCGGAAAAACGCCCCGCGTCGCTGGATGACTTCGCCCGCATCTCCGGCGTCGGCGCGAAGAAGCTGCAAAACTATGGCAAAGGGTTCCTCGATGTCATCAACGGTGCGGAAACGGAAACCCTGCACCCTGCGCGGCGCAAGCTGGCCGGCGGCAATGCCGGCTCCATCTACGACCGGCTGCTCGACGCCCAGAACCGGCTGAAAACCGGCGAAAGCGGCTTTGACAAACCGATCACCTGCTCGGCCTCGCTGTTGGCCAAGATCGCCGAAACCAGGCCGCGTGATCGCACCGCCATGACCCGCATCCTGGGCGACCGCCGCGCTGATCGGTTTGCCGACGCGTTTCTCGAAGTGCTGGCCGACAGCTAA
- a CDS encoding 4a-hydroxytetrahydrobiopterin dehydratase, giving the protein MTDTTDLEQNGWTRSEDGKAIEKTFKFGNFVEAFGFMTRAAIHAEKMNHHPEWFNVYNRVEVRLTTHDTGGISPLDVKLGGVMDKLAG; this is encoded by the coding sequence ATGACTGACACTACCGATTTGGAACAAAACGGCTGGACAAGGTCTGAGGACGGAAAGGCCATCGAAAAGACCTTCAAGTTCGGGAACTTTGTGGAAGCGTTCGGCTTCATGACCAGGGCCGCCATCCACGCAGAAAAGATGAACCACCACCCTGAGTGGTTCAACGTCTACAACCGGGTGGAGGTGCGCCTAACGACCCACGATACGGGGGGCATCTCGCCACTGGACGTCAAACTTGGCGGCGTTATGGACAAGCTGGCGGGCTGA
- a CDS encoding peroxiredoxin, with amino-acid sequence MTISVGDTLPDANLLRMGAEGPEGVSLSSLTKGRKVVIFGLPGAYTGTCTSAHVPSFMRTKGDFDAKGVDEIICVSVNDPFVMAAWGESTGAADAGLTFLGDAASELTNAIGMAFDAPPAGLHGRSKRYALYAEDGVVKVLQAEESPGVCETSGGEALLASI; translated from the coding sequence ATGACAATTTCTGTGGGCGACACACTGCCAGATGCCAACCTGCTGCGCATGGGCGCTGAAGGCCCGGAGGGCGTATCGCTGTCCAGCCTGACCAAAGGCCGCAAGGTCGTGATCTTCGGGCTGCCCGGCGCCTATACCGGCACCTGCACCTCGGCGCATGTGCCCAGCTTTATGCGCACCAAGGGCGATTTCGACGCCAAAGGCGTGGACGAGATCATTTGCGTGTCGGTCAACGACCCGTTTGTGATGGCCGCATGGGGCGAAAGCACAGGTGCAGCCGACGCGGGCCTGACCTTCCTGGGCGACGCCGCGTCCGAGCTGACCAACGCCATCGGAATGGCGTTTGACGCGCCACCTGCGGGGCTTCACGGCCGGTCCAAGCGATATGCGCTTTATGCCGAAGACGGCGTCGTCAAGGTGCTGCAGGCCGAGGAAAGTCCGGGCGTCTGCGAAACCTCCGGCGGGGAGGCGCTGCTGGCCTCGATCTAG
- the yaaA gene encoding peroxide stress protein YaaA, whose translation MLTVISPAKKLDMSATDLAPTLPDFQEDANLLAKSASRLSAKKLGALMSISDSLAKLNYDRFKAFAPASTPDNSKPAALCFAGDTYTGLEAKTLDADEMAYAQDHLRILSGLYGLLKPRDAIQPYRLEMGSRLKTGRKNTLYDYWGDKIALKLNEDAEAQGTDTLVNCASQEYFGAVDLNALNLTVVTPTFLEDKPGGPKIVSFFAKQARGAMARFIVQNRVTSADGLQDFDTGGYSYQPDQSTPENPVFFRSEAALNAFREAS comes from the coding sequence ATGCTGACCGTCATCTCGCCCGCCAAAAAGCTCGACATGTCCGCCACGGACCTGGCCCCAACGCTGCCCGATTTTCAGGAGGACGCCAACCTACTGGCCAAATCCGCCTCCCGGCTCAGCGCGAAGAAACTCGGCGCGCTGATGTCGATCTCCGACAGCCTGGCCAAGCTGAACTATGACCGGTTCAAAGCCTTCGCACCGGCCTCCACGCCCGACAATTCCAAACCCGCCGCACTCTGCTTTGCGGGCGACACCTATACCGGGCTTGAGGCCAAAACGCTGGACGCCGATGAAATGGCCTACGCTCAGGACCATCTGCGCATCCTGTCGGGCCTCTATGGCCTGCTGAAACCCCGCGACGCGATCCAACCCTACCGGCTTGAGATGGGCAGCCGCCTGAAGACCGGCCGCAAAAACACCCTCTACGACTATTGGGGCGACAAAATCGCGCTCAAGCTGAACGAGGATGCCGAGGCACAGGGAACGGATACGCTCGTCAATTGTGCCAGCCAGGAATATTTCGGCGCGGTCGATCTGAACGCGCTGAACCTGACCGTTGTCACGCCCACCTTCCTCGAAGACAAACCGGGCGGCCCCAAGATCGTCAGCTTCTTTGCCAAACAGGCGCGCGGCGCCATGGCGCGGTTCATCGTGCAGAACCGGGTCACCTCGGCCGATGGTCTTCAGGATTTCGACACGGGTGGCTATAGCTATCAGCCGGACCAATCGACCCCCGAAAACCCGGTCTTCTTTCGATCCGAGGCGGCGCTCAATGCCTTCCGCGAAGCGTCTTAG
- a CDS encoding TRAP transporter substrate-binding protein encodes MTFFQTTTAALIALATTSGAFAQEVTLRFQHFVSPKSANPTYFMQPWADKIEADSGGRIKVELYPFMQLGGKAPNQYDLIRDGAVDGGWVIPGYQPGRFPEAEAMELPFMTPKSGERASRAAWQFTEKHLMDDFKDVKLIAAHMHGPGIVHKKGASIASVEDFEGLKLRGPSRPATLLLDKMGATPIGMPVPAFPEALSKGVVDGGVITWEMSPSLKLNELTDSHTDVAGEKALYNLYFIWAMNQAKYDSLPDDLKAVIDANSGIEASGWAGRAHDEGDVVGREAMKADGNEIAELSEAETARIQELGKEVTAEWIAELTEKGLDGAALVEDARAFVAGN; translated from the coding sequence ATGACCTTTTTCCAAACAACAACCGCTGCTTTGATTGCATTGGCAACCACCTCGGGCGCGTTCGCCCAAGAGGTGACGCTGCGATTCCAGCATTTCGTGTCGCCAAAATCGGCAAACCCGACCTATTTCATGCAGCCTTGGGCTGACAAAATCGAGGCTGACTCGGGCGGCCGCATCAAGGTTGAACTGTACCCGTTCATGCAGTTGGGCGGCAAAGCGCCGAACCAGTATGATCTGATCCGCGACGGCGCGGTCGACGGCGGATGGGTGATCCCGGGCTATCAGCCGGGCCGTTTCCCCGAGGCCGAGGCGATGGAGCTGCCCTTCATGACGCCGAAATCCGGCGAACGGGCGTCTCGCGCGGCGTGGCAGTTTACCGAAAAACACCTGATGGACGACTTCAAGGACGTGAAACTGATCGCGGCACACATGCACGGGCCGGGCATCGTCCACAAAAAGGGCGCGTCCATTGCGTCGGTCGAGGATTTCGAGGGGCTGAAGCTGCGCGGCCCGTCGCGGCCCGCCACTTTGCTGCTCGACAAGATGGGGGCGACCCCGATTGGCATGCCGGTTCCGGCCTTCCCTGAAGCATTGTCGAAAGGTGTGGTCGATGGCGGGGTGATCACGTGGGAAATGTCGCCTTCGCTGAAGCTGAACGAGCTGACCGACAGCCACACCGACGTGGCGGGCGAGAAGGCGCTTTATAACCTCTACTTCATCTGGGCGATGAACCAGGCGAAATATGACAGCCTGCCGGACGACTTGAAGGCCGTGATTGACGCCAATTCCGGGATCGAGGCCAGCGGCTGGGCCGGGCGCGCCCATGACGAGGGCGACGTGGTCGGCCGCGAGGCAATGAAGGCTGATGGCAACGAGATTGCCGAGCTGAGCGAGGCGGAAACCGCCCGCATTCAGGAGCTCGGGAAAGAGGTAACCGCCGAGTGGATTGCCGAGTTGACCGAAAAAGGACTGGACGGCGCAGCCCTGGTCGAAGATGCGCGGGCGTTTGTCGCTGGGAACTGA
- a CDS encoding FAD/NAD(P)-binding oxidoreductase encodes MTHVVVIGAGQAGSSLTAKLRNLGFDGDITLIGEEPVPPYQRPPLSKAYLLGEMEEERLYLRPEAFYDEQNITLRLGATVDSIDANAKTVTVGGDQISYDHLVFTTGSTPRALPAKIGGTLDGVHVVRTLADVDAMAPEFGDGRRALIVGGGYIGLEAAAVAAKLGVKAIVVEMADRILQRVAAEQTSDFFRDLHTVHGVEIREGVGLDQLKGEGRVTGARFTDGSEIDVDFVIVGVGITPNDQLAASAGVALDNGIKTDARGQTSIAGIWAAGDCASFPYRGAQIRMESVGNAIDQAELVAENIMDAGKDYDPKPWFWSDQFDIKLQIAGLNSGYDMVVTREDGDATSFWYYKGRELLAVDAMNDPRNYMIGKRLIEAGKHPAPEVIADQGTDMKALLKA; translated from the coding sequence GTGACGCATGTTGTTGTGATTGGAGCAGGTCAGGCGGGGTCATCGCTGACCGCCAAGCTGCGCAACCTCGGGTTTGACGGCGACATCACCCTGATCGGCGAGGAGCCTGTCCCCCCCTACCAGCGCCCGCCCCTGTCCAAGGCCTACCTGCTGGGCGAGATGGAGGAAGAACGGCTCTACCTTCGGCCGGAGGCGTTTTACGACGAACAAAACATCACCTTGCGGCTGGGGGCGACGGTGGACAGCATCGACGCCAATGCGAAGACCGTGACGGTCGGCGGGGATCAGATTTCATACGACCACCTTGTGTTCACCACCGGATCAACCCCGCGCGCCTTGCCCGCCAAAATTGGCGGCACATTGGACGGCGTGCACGTTGTGCGCACGCTGGCTGATGTTGACGCCATGGCCCCCGAATTCGGCGACGGCCGCCGCGCATTGATCGTGGGTGGCGGGTATATCGGGCTGGAGGCCGCCGCCGTTGCCGCCAAGCTGGGCGTCAAGGCCATCGTCGTGGAAATGGCCGACCGCATCCTGCAGCGTGTGGCGGCAGAGCAGACGTCAGACTTTTTCCGAGACCTGCATACCGTGCACGGCGTTGAGATTCGCGAGGGCGTCGGGCTGGACCAGCTGAAAGGCGAGGGGCGCGTCACCGGCGCGCGCTTCACCGACGGCTCCGAGATTGACGTGGATTTCGTCATTGTTGGCGTCGGCATCACACCGAACGACCAACTGGCCGCCTCTGCCGGTGTGGCGTTGGACAACGGCATCAAGACCGACGCGCGGGGACAAACATCGATTGCCGGCATCTGGGCGGCAGGCGACTGCGCCTCCTTCCCCTATCGCGGGGCGCAGATCAGGATGGAAAGCGTCGGCAACGCGATTGACCAGGCGGAGCTGGTGGCGGAAAACATCATGGACGCAGGCAAGGACTACGACCCCAAACCGTGGTTTTGGTCCGACCAATTCGACATCAAGCTGCAGATCGCCGGGCTGAACAGCGGTTATGACATGGTGGTGACACGGGAGGACGGCGACGCCACGTCTTTCTGGTATTACAAGGGCCGCGAATTGCTGGCTGTGGATGCGATGAACGACCCGCGCAACTACATGATCGGCAAGCGGCTGATTGAGGCTGGCAAACACCCCGCGCCAGAGGTCATCGCCGACCAGGGCACGGATATGAAAGCCCTGCTCAAAGCATGA